One Peribacillus simplex NBRC 15720 = DSM 1321 genomic region harbors:
- a CDS encoding Ger(x)C family spore germination protein — MNRKKLILFLMLICTTLTTGCWDKTELNEMAIVSAVGLDRNKEGKLVGTFQIINPSNVAGALQGGGGTNPPISIYRATGDNVLELDSLASTKISRDMYFAHANLIVIGEELAKEEGLNDIFDAFERSPEFRATTRIVIARGVKARDIVETLTAIDKVSAEKVIKTIETTEKTQGKNISINLQEVIKNLLSTGKEPIISGFTVKGNTGKEDSMENTMSSDIEANPNAVGIGVFKDGKLIDWLDGDKAIGSMWVLDRIESTNLNLDWEGKKDAITYQVIRQKTNVGAKLVNGKPKISIKVRAEGDIREVNVPLNLTDTHVLIDIEKKLAKDVKKEMEVAIVRAQKNKSDIFGFGEIMHESHPKEWKKIEENWDDVSFPRLEVDVQVETFIRRTGLRNKPFLSNLKKKDQ, encoded by the coding sequence ATGAATCGTAAAAAGCTAATTCTGTTCTTGATGTTGATCTGTACTACACTCACCACCGGCTGTTGGGATAAAACAGAGTTAAACGAAATGGCCATCGTCTCGGCAGTTGGACTCGATAGAAATAAAGAAGGAAAGTTAGTGGGAACTTTCCAAATCATTAATCCAAGCAATGTAGCGGGAGCTCTTCAGGGCGGCGGCGGAACAAATCCGCCGATATCCATTTATAGGGCCACCGGAGATAATGTGCTTGAACTGGATAGTCTTGCTTCAACCAAGATTTCACGAGATATGTATTTTGCCCATGCCAACCTGATTGTCATAGGTGAGGAGCTAGCAAAAGAAGAGGGCCTCAACGATATTTTCGACGCATTTGAGCGCTCACCGGAATTCAGGGCAACTACGAGGATCGTGATTGCCCGGGGTGTGAAAGCAAGGGATATTGTCGAAACGTTAACCGCAATCGATAAGGTATCTGCTGAGAAAGTCATTAAAACGATTGAAACCACTGAAAAAACCCAGGGGAAAAATATTAGCATCAATCTCCAAGAGGTGATCAAGAATCTGCTTAGTACCGGAAAAGAACCGATAATAAGTGGTTTTACCGTGAAAGGAAACACAGGTAAAGAGGATAGTATGGAGAATACCATGTCCTCGGATATTGAGGCAAACCCTAATGCAGTAGGGATAGGTGTTTTTAAAGATGGGAAATTGATTGACTGGCTGGATGGCGATAAGGCAATAGGATCAATGTGGGTATTGGATAGGATCGAAAGTACCAATTTAAACCTTGATTGGGAGGGAAAAAAAGACGCAATCACCTATCAGGTTATTCGCCAAAAAACCAACGTCGGAGCAAAATTGGTAAACGGCAAACCGAAAATATCGATAAAGGTCCGTGCAGAAGGCGATATCCGGGAGGTGAATGTTCCTTTGAATCTAACCGATACGCATGTTCTGATAGATATTGAAAAGAAGTTAGCGAAAGACGTGAAGAAGGAGATGGAAGTCGCGATCGTTCGGGCACAGAAAAATAAATCCGATATTTTTGGCTTTGGTGAAATCATGCATGAATCCCACCCTAAAGAATGGAAGAAAATCGAAGAAAACTGGGACGATGTTTCTTTTCCTAGGCTCGAAGTAGATGTGCAGGTAGAGACTTTCATTCGCCGTACCGGATTACGCAATAAGCCATTTCTTTCAAATTTAAAAAAGAAAGATCAATAA
- a CDS encoding GerAB/ArcD/ProY family transporter: protein MEKAKISGYQLFVLIFLFEMGSALLVPLAGEAKQAAWLVILIAMIGGFLLFFIYYGLFQYYPDQLLTEFVKHILGNFLGRIVAFLYILYFIYLAARVLRDFGDTLLTFAYPHIPLFFANAVFILVVVYTVRKGIEVLVRTGELFFVLENLLLMTFMLLIIASGMIHLNNLKPIFEISGTEMLKMGFTKTVFFPFGEIIVFLMIFPYLNEPQRLKKIGIGGLATSGIFLAIIMAVNIAVLGVDLTTRSQYPLLTLIQSIEVAGILERLDVYFLFLLLIGGFIKISVFTYVAVTGTANIFNVKQPSRLAYPVGMVILLISIIIASSYTEHIYEGLDAVPNYIHLPFQVIIPLLLLIIAFFKNRKKRKTSNKISS from the coding sequence ATGGAAAAGGCAAAAATCAGCGGTTACCAGCTGTTCGTCCTTATTTTCCTGTTTGAAATGGGCAGTGCACTTTTGGTTCCGCTTGCAGGTGAAGCCAAGCAGGCTGCTTGGCTAGTCATCCTTATTGCGATGATAGGCGGATTTTTATTATTTTTCATTTATTATGGCCTTTTTCAATACTACCCTGATCAGCTGTTAACAGAGTTTGTAAAACATATATTGGGGAATTTTCTAGGCAGGATTGTAGCTTTTCTATACATCCTTTATTTCATCTATCTTGCTGCAAGGGTGCTGAGGGATTTCGGAGATACACTGCTTACTTTTGCCTATCCTCATATTCCGTTATTTTTTGCGAACGCTGTATTCATTTTAGTCGTGGTGTATACGGTCCGTAAAGGGATAGAAGTATTGGTGAGGACGGGGGAACTATTCTTTGTCTTGGAGAATTTACTTTTAATGACTTTCATGCTTCTGATTATTGCTTCAGGCATGATCCATTTAAACAACTTAAAACCCATTTTTGAAATCAGCGGGACAGAGATGTTGAAAATGGGTTTCACTAAAACCGTTTTCTTTCCATTTGGCGAGATCATCGTGTTTTTAATGATTTTTCCTTATTTGAACGAACCTCAGCGACTGAAAAAAATTGGGATAGGGGGCTTGGCGACAAGCGGTATTTTTCTCGCGATAATAATGGCTGTGAATATTGCTGTACTTGGTGTGGACCTTACAACACGTTCGCAATATCCTCTTCTTACCCTCATTCAGTCAATAGAGGTCGCTGGCATTCTTGAACGGCTCGATGTGTACTTCTTGTTTTTGTTGTTGATTGGTGGGTTCATTAAGATAAGTGTATTTACTTATGTAGCGGTAACGGGTACGGCGAATATTTTCAATGTTAAACAGCCCTCCAGACTTGCTTACCCTGTTGGCATGGTCATTTTATTGATCTCGATTATTATAGCAAGCAGCTATACGGAACATATCTATGAAGGGCTAGATGCCGTACCAAATTACATCCATCTGCCATTTCAGGTGATCATTCCGTTGCTTCTCTTGATCATTGCCTTTTTTAAGAATCGAAAAAAAAGGAAGACAAGCAACAAAATAAGTTCTTAA
- a CDS encoding DEAD/DEAH box helicase, giving the protein MDIKLNQKIIKDMCGAVSFKRGEAFHRANKVTFESYRPDGCEATVKGKEDFHVTIEVDAVGGFQTKCSCPTLASFQRDCQHIAAVLLSVYDHQRDGTIPEGLRAHSSDASANKKLSEGLLTLFDNQPVRKSGHQRHFEKRKMLEAEFTCKPVWMGTEQYMLGLEMKIGSFNVANVRDFLKRVKEGKPAQVSLSLIYDPVLHCFQNENDSVLQELITVISDEKVYVDALTGKSEYTLDNHLLLLPPSSFRRLVPVLERAPLVKLAYGGLTFNGFRLSNGPLPLQFDFTESEGKGYQLNIKRLHEMIVMNAYTLVLFEGKLVQLENEDFQRLSELKQMMEDSGMNQIPIHHDQLELFLDKVVPGLKRLGEVQIARSITELFLKTPLVAKLYLDRVKNRLLAGLEFIYENIVINPLEKQESKAVSMIIRDVEKEAEILKLMEDSQFTKTDGGYFLHNEELEYEFLYHIVPKLQKLVQIYATTAVRNRISRGNAAPRIRVKIKKERTNWLEFKFEMDDIPDKQIREVLAALEEKRKYYRLRNGSLLSLETREYEEINRFLNALPVQDEDLESTLNMPIVKGLQLLDSVNDSQTFTMEESFRQFLDNIRNPGALEFIVPNSLSPILREYQKNGYKWMKILAQYGFGGILADDMGLGKTLQSITFILSELPDIRKKRVPALIVCPSSLTYNWLSEFTKFAPDIQAVVVDGDKTERSKLLKEVKDVDVVITSYPLLRKDITSFEKEDFHTVFFDEAQAFKNPVTQTARAAKKIKAAHRFALTGTPIENSLEELWSLFHVVFPELFMGLKEYSNLSRKQISRRIRPFLLRRMKEDVLAELPEKIESLESMELLPDQKKLYGAYLAKLRHDTLKHLDKDTLRKNRIRILAGLTRLRQICCHPALFVDGYKGSSAKYEQLMQILEESKHSERRVLIFSQFTKMLQIIGRDLAMKGQPFFYLDGQTPSKERVEICNRFNAGERDIFLISLKAGGTGLNLTGADTVILYDLWWNPAVEEQAADRAHRMGQKNAVQVIKLIARGTIEEKMNELQEKKRHLIEEIIDPGDKSSSALTEEDIREILMI; this is encoded by the coding sequence TTGGATATCAAATTAAATCAAAAAATCATAAAAGACATGTGCGGGGCCGTCTCCTTCAAAAGAGGGGAAGCTTTTCATCGTGCCAATAAAGTGACATTTGAAAGTTACCGTCCTGATGGTTGTGAAGCAACGGTTAAAGGAAAGGAAGACTTCCATGTCACGATTGAAGTGGATGCTGTCGGCGGATTTCAGACGAAATGCAGCTGTCCTACGCTGGCTTCCTTCCAAAGGGATTGCCAGCATATTGCAGCCGTCCTGCTGTCGGTTTACGACCATCAGCGAGATGGAACGATTCCTGAGGGCCTGCGTGCACACAGTTCTGATGCTTCAGCCAATAAGAAGTTGTCGGAGGGTTTGCTGACCCTTTTCGATAATCAGCCTGTACGCAAAAGCGGTCATCAGCGCCACTTTGAAAAAAGAAAGATGCTTGAAGCAGAGTTTACGTGTAAACCAGTATGGATGGGAACGGAACAATATATGTTAGGACTGGAAATGAAAATCGGTTCTTTCAATGTGGCGAATGTCCGGGATTTCCTGAAGCGAGTTAAAGAAGGAAAGCCTGCCCAAGTGTCCCTTTCACTTATATATGACCCGGTATTGCATTGTTTTCAGAATGAAAATGATTCAGTGCTTCAGGAGCTCATTACCGTGATATCGGATGAAAAAGTCTATGTTGACGCCCTGACGGGTAAATCTGAATATACATTGGACAATCACTTATTACTTTTGCCTCCATCTTCTTTTCGAAGGCTTGTCCCCGTCCTTGAAAGAGCGCCCTTGGTGAAGCTTGCCTATGGTGGCCTTACATTCAATGGCTTTCGTTTATCAAACGGACCGCTTCCTTTACAGTTTGACTTTACCGAAAGCGAGGGCAAAGGTTATCAACTGAATATTAAAAGGCTGCACGAGATGATTGTCATGAATGCATACACATTGGTTCTATTTGAAGGGAAATTGGTTCAGCTCGAAAATGAGGATTTCCAGCGCCTTTCAGAGTTAAAGCAAATGATGGAGGATTCGGGGATGAATCAAATTCCAATCCATCATGACCAGCTGGAATTATTCCTGGACAAAGTGGTACCAGGTTTGAAAAGACTCGGTGAAGTCCAGATAGCAAGATCCATCACCGAATTGTTTTTGAAGACACCGCTGGTTGCAAAGCTATACTTGGATCGAGTGAAAAACAGGTTGCTTGCGGGGTTGGAATTCATTTATGAAAATATCGTAATCAACCCTTTGGAAAAACAGGAATCCAAGGCAGTCTCGATGATTATAAGGGATGTTGAGAAGGAAGCGGAGATACTAAAGCTGATGGAGGATAGCCAGTTTACCAAGACGGACGGCGGCTATTTCTTGCATAACGAAGAGTTGGAATATGAGTTTTTATACCACATCGTTCCGAAACTCCAAAAGCTGGTACAAATCTATGCCACGACGGCTGTAAGAAATCGGATTTCCCGTGGGAATGCTGCACCGCGGATTAGGGTGAAAATTAAAAAAGAACGGACTAATTGGCTCGAATTCAAATTTGAAATGGATGATATCCCAGATAAACAAATACGTGAGGTCTTAGCAGCGCTTGAAGAAAAAAGGAAGTACTATCGTTTAAGAAATGGATCGCTGCTTTCCCTTGAAACAAGGGAATACGAGGAAATCAATCGTTTTCTGAATGCACTGCCCGTACAGGATGAAGACCTGGAAAGCACGCTGAACATGCCAATCGTAAAAGGGCTGCAGCTCCTTGATTCCGTGAATGACAGCCAGACATTCACAATGGAGGAATCATTCCGTCAGTTTTTGGATAATATCAGGAATCCGGGCGCCTTGGAGTTCATCGTTCCAAATAGTCTAAGCCCGATCTTGCGCGAATATCAAAAAAACGGCTACAAATGGATGAAAATACTTGCCCAATACGGTTTTGGCGGGATTCTTGCTGATGATATGGGGCTGGGGAAAACATTGCAAAGCATCACGTTCATTTTATCCGAGCTACCTGACATCCGTAAGAAAAGGGTTCCGGCGCTTATTGTCTGCCCATCATCTTTGACCTACAATTGGCTGAGCGAATTCACTAAATTCGCTCCTGATATACAAGCCGTCGTCGTAGATGGCGACAAGACGGAAAGGTCGAAGCTGCTTAAGGAAGTGAAGGACGTGGATGTAGTGATCACCTCTTATCCATTGCTCCGGAAAGACATCACGTCGTTTGAAAAAGAGGACTTCCATACGGTGTTTTTCGATGAGGCACAGGCCTTTAAGAACCCAGTGACACAAACGGCACGAGCGGCCAAGAAGATAAAAGCGGCACATCGCTTCGCGTTGACTGGTACGCCTATCGAGAATTCACTAGAAGAGCTCTGGTCCCTTTTCCACGTCGTATTCCCTGAACTATTCATGGGGTTAAAGGAATATAGCAACCTCTCCAGGAAGCAGATTTCCCGCAGGATCCGTCCATTTTTGCTGCGGAGAATGAAAGAGGACGTACTAGCGGAATTACCGGAAAAAATCGAGTCGCTGGAATCGATGGAACTGCTTCCTGATCAGAAGAAACTGTACGGCGCCTATCTGGCGAAGCTGCGGCATGATACGCTGAAACACCTGGACAAGGACACCCTCCGGAAAAATCGGATCAGGATCCTCGCTGGCTTGACCCGGCTTCGGCAAATATGCTGTCACCCCGCATTGTTTGTTGACGGGTATAAAGGCAGTTCAGCAAAATATGAGCAACTGATGCAAATTCTCGAGGAATCGAAGCATTCTGAAAGACGGGTGCTGATTTTCTCGCAATTTACAAAAATGCTTCAAATTATCGGCAGGGATTTGGCCATGAAGGGACAACCCTTTTTCTACCTGGATGGACAAACCCCATCAAAGGAACGTGTGGAAATCTGCAATCGGTTTAATGCAGGAGAACGGGATATATTCCTCATTTCATTGAAAGCGGGCGGTACGGGTCTCAATCTGACGGGTGCCGATACAGTCATTCTATATGACCTTTGGTGGAATCCGGCAGTTGAAGAACAAGCTGCGGACCGTGCCCATCGAATGGGGCAGAAGAATGCGGTTCAAGTCATCAAACTTATAGCCCGTGGCACAATCGAAGAAAAAATGAATGAACTTCAAGAGAAAAAGAGACACCTTATTGAAGAAATCATCGACCCTGGAGACAAGTCGTCATCTGCACTTACTGAAGAGGATATCAGGGAAATCCTGATGATATAA
- a CDS encoding DUF2975 domain-containing protein: MKLGTTLFLKIAVILIGIPVLALCIFVVPEIANFAAELYPDMTYLKYLILIDLYASAIPFYFALYQAFKLLSYIDKNKAFSELSVRALKTIKNCAITISVLYVVGMPLFYLMAEMDDAPGIILIGMVVIFASMVIAVFAAVLQRLLQEAIDIKSENDLIV; encoded by the coding sequence ATGAAACTAGGAACAACACTCTTTTTAAAGATAGCTGTTATTCTTATTGGAATTCCAGTTCTTGCTTTGTGCATCTTTGTGGTGCCTGAGATAGCGAATTTTGCAGCAGAATTATATCCGGATATGACTTATTTGAAATATCTCATTTTAATCGATTTGTATGCATCGGCGATACCTTTTTACTTTGCTCTATATCAAGCCTTTAAACTTTTAAGCTATATTGACAAGAACAAAGCTTTCTCGGAATTATCTGTAAGAGCTTTAAAGACTATAAAAAATTGTGCAATAACAATCAGTGTCTTGTATGTGGTAGGCATGCCGCTCTTTTATCTCATGGCGGAAATGGACGACGCCCCAGGTATCATATTAATCGGAATGGTCGTTATTTTTGCTTCAATGGTGATTGCAGTCTTTGCTGCTGTTCTTCAAAGGCTTTTACAAGAAGCCATCGATATAAAATCAGAAAATGACTTAATAGTCTGA
- a CDS encoding helix-turn-helix domain-containing protein, whose translation MAIIINIDVMLAKRKMSVTELSERVGITMANLSILKNGKAKAIRLTTLEAICKALECQPGDILEYRNDEDTQD comes from the coding sequence TTGGCAATTATAATCAATATTGATGTGATGCTGGCTAAAAGGAAAATGAGTGTTACAGAACTTTCTGAGAGGGTTGGAATAACGATGGCTAACCTTTCCATATTGAAAAACGGTAAGGCAAAAGCGATTCGATTAACAACTTTAGAGGCGATTTGTAAGGCTTTAGAATGTCAACCAGGAGATATTTTAGAATACCGAAATGATGAAGACACCCAAGATTAA
- a CDS encoding DUF817 domain-containing protein, producing the protein MRALKQLVRFGWEQALSCLFPAVIFASLAITKFIPLPFLPRYDWLLIICLLMQWWMVRSGLETKDELKVITLFHLIGLALELFKVHMGSWTYPEEGYFEIFGVPLYSGFMYASVASYLCQAWRRLKVELVKWPPFLVVVSLAAAIYLNFFTHHYWIDVRWWLSGLVIFVFWRSWVTYEIGGTRYRMPIALSFVLIGFFIWIAENIATFFGAWEYPNQTDAWSLVHLGKVSSWLLLVIVSFLIVATLKQVKGKGSTEMDAGHVL; encoded by the coding sequence ATGAGAGCACTAAAACAACTCGTTCGTTTTGGTTGGGAGCAGGCCCTATCATGTTTGTTTCCTGCCGTTATTTTTGCCTCTTTGGCTATTACAAAATTCATTCCGCTTCCCTTCCTGCCGCGGTATGACTGGCTGCTCATCATCTGCCTTCTGATGCAGTGGTGGATGGTGCGTTCTGGGCTTGAAACAAAGGATGAACTAAAGGTTATCACATTGTTTCACCTTATTGGACTTGCTCTTGAACTTTTCAAGGTACATATGGGCTCCTGGACTTATCCAGAGGAAGGATATTTCGAAATTTTTGGAGTGCCTCTGTATAGCGGATTCATGTACGCGAGTGTAGCGAGTTATCTGTGCCAGGCGTGGAGGAGGTTAAAGGTTGAACTGGTCAAGTGGCCACCTTTTTTGGTCGTTGTATCTCTTGCAGCTGCAATTTATTTGAATTTTTTCACCCATCATTATTGGATTGATGTTCGTTGGTGGTTATCTGGACTTGTCATTTTCGTATTTTGGCGATCATGGGTCACATACGAGATTGGTGGAACTCGTTATCGTATGCCAATCGCACTTTCATTTGTGCTCATCGGATTTTTTATATGGATAGCCGAAAATATCGCAACGTTCTTTGGAGCTTGGGAATATCCAAACCAAACCGATGCATGGAGTCTCGTTCATCTAGGAAAGGTAAGCTCATGGCTATTATTAGTGATTGTTAGCTTTCTTATAGTGGCGACGCTAAAACAGGTTAAGGGGAAAGGTTCCACCGAGATGGATGCTGGCCATGTTTTATAA
- a CDS encoding DMT family transporter — protein sequence MAWVSLILAGLFEMFGVAMINKLHKDRNWQSLLLLFIGFGASFLFLAFAMQTLPMGTAYAIWTGIGASGGAIIGMLLYGESKDWRRVVFIAMVLGAAVGLKLVS from the coding sequence ATGGCTTGGGTGTCTTTAATCTTAGCGGGGCTATTTGAAATGTTTGGGGTTGCGATGATAAATAAATTGCACAAAGACCGTAATTGGCAATCCTTGCTGCTGTTATTCATCGGATTTGGAGCAAGTTTCTTATTTCTTGCTTTTGCCATGCAAACCTTGCCGATGGGGACGGCTTATGCTATCTGGACAGGGATCGGCGCATCAGGCGGAGCGATAATCGGGATGCTCTTATACGGGGAATCCAAAGATTGGCGAAGGGTCGTTTTTATAGCCATGGTCCTTGGCGCGGCAGTGGGATTAAAACTTGTTTCATAG
- a CDS encoding DMT family transporter: protein MSTNWIKVFIAAFFEVFWVIGLKHADDFWTWSGTVISIIISFYLMIMAGRKLPVGTVYAVFVGMGTAGTVFSEIIFFGESFKLSKTLLILLLLSGVIGLKLVTDDKAEKGDES from the coding sequence ATGAGCACAAACTGGATTAAAGTATTCATTGCAGCTTTTTTTGAAGTATTTTGGGTGATTGGCTTAAAACATGCAGATGACTTTTGGACTTGGTCTGGAACGGTCATTTCGATCATCATCAGTTTTTACTTGATGATAATGGCTGGCAGGAAGCTTCCTGTCGGAACGGTATATGCCGTGTTTGTCGGTATGGGTACGGCCGGGACCGTTTTTTCCGAAATCATTTTCTTTGGGGAATCCTTCAAGCTAAGCAAAACGCTATTGATCCTCCTCTTATTATCAGGGGTGATCGGCTTGAAGCTAGTGACTGATGATAAGGCTGAGAAAGGGGATGAATCTTAA
- a CDS encoding multidrug resistance efflux transporter family protein, giving the protein MRPIILGICSAFFFAFTFVLNQAMELSGGSWIWSASLRYIFMVPFLLCIVLSRKNLRPLLRVMREKPGPWLLWSFVGFGLFYAPLCFASAYSPGWLIAGTWQITIISGALLAPLFFENVQTKDGLERQRGKVSVKGLLMSMIILLGIILMQLEHTKHISMANLWLGVIPIVIASFAYPLGNRKMMEVSEGRLDAYQRVLGMTLASLPFWFLLSLYGFFTVGAPTKMQSFQSLLVALFSGVIATVLFFMATDLVRGNMQKLASVEATQSMEVLFALAGELLFLSLPIPTPLSWFGIFIVIIGMILHSYVSHKKEGSSRKRTVSA; this is encoded by the coding sequence TTGCGTCCGATTATATTAGGTATTTGTTCTGCTTTCTTTTTTGCATTTACGTTTGTTTTAAATCAAGCCATGGAGTTGTCTGGCGGAAGTTGGATATGGAGTGCTTCGCTGCGTTATATCTTTATGGTGCCTTTTCTGTTGTGTATCGTATTAAGCAGAAAAAATCTGCGTCCCCTTTTACGCGTGATGAGAGAGAAGCCGGGTCCTTGGCTGCTTTGGAGTTTTGTCGGATTTGGGTTATTTTATGCTCCTTTATGCTTTGCATCCGCCTACTCACCTGGCTGGCTAATCGCCGGTACTTGGCAAATCACAATCATTTCGGGTGCATTGCTTGCGCCGCTGTTTTTTGAAAATGTCCAAACGAAAGATGGGCTCGAAAGGCAAAGAGGAAAGGTTTCTGTGAAGGGCCTCCTCATGTCCATGATCATTTTGCTTGGAATCATCCTGATGCAACTGGAACACACCAAGCACATTTCTATGGCCAATCTTTGGTTGGGTGTGATTCCAATCGTCATCGCCTCGTTTGCATATCCTTTGGGAAATCGCAAAATGATGGAAGTATCAGAAGGCCGTTTGGATGCTTACCAGCGTGTATTGGGAATGACTTTGGCGAGTCTGCCGTTCTGGTTTCTGCTTTCATTGTACGGTTTCTTTACAGTAGGGGCGCCGACGAAGATGCAGAGTTTCCAATCCCTTTTGGTCGCACTATTTTCCGGAGTCATTGCCACGGTCCTTTTTTTCATGGCGACCGATTTGGTACGCGGAAATATGCAGAAATTAGCTTCAGTTGAAGCTACACAATCGATGGAGGTCCTTTTTGCCCTAGCCGGCGAATTGCTATTCCTATCTTTACCGATCCCTACTCCGTTATCGTGGTTCGGCATCTTTATCGTCATCATAGGAATGATCCTGCATAGCTATGTATCTCATAAAAAAGAAGGTTCATCCCGGAAACGGACAGTGAGTGCCTAA
- a CDS encoding AbrB/MazE/SpoVT family DNA-binding domain-containing protein gives MKSTGIVRKVDELGRVVIPIELRRTLGINEKDALEIYVEQERIILQKYKPNMTCQVTGEVSDDNMKLADGKLILSPEGAELLIKEIQASMETAK, from the coding sequence ATGAAATCTACAGGTATTGTACGTAAAGTTGACGAATTAGGACGGGTAGTCATTCCAATTGAACTACGCCGAACATTAGGAATTAATGAGAAAGACGCTCTGGAGATTTATGTAGAACAAGAGCGCATCATCCTTCAAAAATATAAACCAAACATGACATGTCAGGTTACAGGTGAAGTTTCCGATGACAATATGAAACTTGCTGACGGTAAATTAATACTTAGCCCTGAAGGTGCCGAACTTCTAATTAAAGAAATTCAAGCCAGCATGGAAACTGCTAAATAA
- a CDS encoding GNAT family N-acetyltransferase, with product MSIQKATLHELESLTELFDLYRVFYEQTSDPGRAKEFLRERLTNGESVVFMAYDEGNPIGFVQLYPSFSSVSMMRSWVLNDLFVRESARKKGFGEELLNAAITFARETGAKGVSLETGKDNVKAQKLYEKFGFVRELNHFYYFTI from the coding sequence ATGAGCATACAGAAGGCTACATTACATGAGCTAGAATCACTGACCGAACTTTTTGATTTATACAGAGTGTTTTATGAGCAAACATCCGATCCCGGTCGCGCAAAGGAGTTTTTAAGAGAAAGGCTGACAAATGGGGAGTCTGTGGTTTTTATGGCCTATGATGAAGGAAATCCTATTGGTTTTGTACAATTATACCCTTCTTTTTCATCTGTGAGTATGATGCGGTCATGGGTATTGAATGATTTATTTGTGAGGGAGTCCGCCCGCAAAAAGGGATTTGGCGAGGAGTTATTGAACGCGGCCATCACTTTTGCACGCGAAACAGGTGCCAAAGGGGTTTCACTGGAGACAGGCAAGGATAATGTAAAAGCACAGAAACTTTATGAAAAATTTGGTTTCGTCCGTGAATTGAACCATTTCTATTATTTCACCATTTAA
- a CDS encoding Ger(x)C family spore germination protein — protein sequence MFRFCKLLLTIPLILLLSGCWDEKTIQDFHYITAMGIDYKDGEYIVYAQLVDFAAVAKTEAKPTENPPVYVGKQKARSISLAVNQLMRNTQQALYIGHISTFVISENVLKQQSTEIVDYIYRNQLLRYSANIFATKSSLDELFSINGYFNLSPLYTTLYLPEDVYRNRSYIEPITVQRYYSNQREKASTTILPSITWNEKVWKEKDKNRKSLYMDGAFVIYYKVSQPWFSEKELSGVRWLTKRTNKTPVSINMNKQDIYASFSHPHSKVKPVFKDGKYKFDISVDVSGKILGLDTQMEIEKIKQKFENEIKKEIQTSFETGIQKNADPLSLGKILYIKETKYWQKNHIKEPKDYLDKNSIHDINVKVHILNTGGLEAKPLE from the coding sequence ATGTTCCGCTTTTGTAAACTATTGTTGACCATACCTTTAATCCTTTTACTTTCGGGTTGCTGGGATGAAAAAACGATACAGGACTTTCATTATATAACGGCAATGGGCATTGATTACAAAGATGGGGAATATATCGTTTATGCGCAGCTTGTAGACTTTGCTGCTGTAGCTAAAACGGAAGCGAAGCCAACTGAAAATCCGCCCGTATATGTTGGAAAACAAAAAGCCCGTTCCATTTCGCTTGCCGTAAATCAACTGATGCGAAATACTCAACAAGCTCTCTATATAGGGCATATTTCCACATTTGTAATCAGTGAAAATGTTTTGAAGCAGCAAAGTACAGAAATAGTGGATTATATTTACAGAAACCAATTACTTAGGTACTCAGCAAATATCTTCGCCACAAAAAGTTCCCTGGATGAGCTTTTCTCCATTAATGGTTATTTTAATTTATCGCCTTTATACACGACATTATATTTACCAGAGGATGTCTATCGAAACAGATCATACATTGAACCCATTACGGTCCAAAGGTATTATTCTAATCAACGGGAAAAAGCATCCACCACCATCTTGCCTTCCATTACTTGGAACGAAAAAGTATGGAAAGAAAAAGATAAAAACCGAAAAAGCCTTTATATGGATGGTGCTTTTGTCATTTACTATAAAGTGTCCCAACCCTGGTTCTCTGAAAAGGAACTGAGCGGTGTACGCTGGCTCACTAAAAGGACCAACAAAACTCCCGTAAGCATTAACATGAATAAGCAAGACATCTATGCCTCTTTCTCCCATCCACATTCTAAAGTAAAACCTGTTTTCAAGGATGGAAAGTACAAGTTCGATATTTCCGTTGACGTATCGGGTAAAATACTGGGGCTAGATACACAAATGGAAATCGAAAAGATTAAACAAAAATTCGAAAATGAAATAAAAAAAGAAATCCAAACAAGCTTTGAAACCGGGATTCAAAAGAACGCAGACCCTTTAAGCTTAGGTAAAATCCTTTATATCAAAGAGACAAAATACTGGCAAAAGAATCATATAAAAGAGCCGAAAGATTATTTAGATAAAAATTCAATACATGATATAAACGTAAAGGTACACATCCTTAACACAGGCGGATTAGAAGCTAAACCACTCGAGTAA